From a region of the Ruminococcaceae bacterium KH2T8 genome:
- a CDS encoding ADP-ribosylglycohydrolase produces MYGAIIGDIVGSKFEFDRGSKTREFELFTSVDTFTDDTVMTCAVAEAIMDAGRNSSEGKMKAYIVDAMKCWGKRYPDAGYGGRFREWLRSSAPKPYGSYGNGSGMRVSSVGWFYESLDKTLEVARWSAEVTHNHPEGVKGAEAVAGAIYMARKGASFGEIKAFWESPRIGYDLSRTLDEIRPTYHHVESCQETMPEAFTCFLESSSNLLGEAGFERTIRNVAYIGGDVDTLGAIAGAVAEAYFGVPSDMAAKARTYLDSEIKDVVMRFYREIGISLAVEAS; encoded by the coding sequence ATGTACGGAGCGATAATCGGAGATATCGTAGGAAGTAAGTTCGAGTTTGACCGCGGCAGCAAGACACGCGAGTTCGAGCTGTTTACTTCCGTCGATACGTTTACCGACGACACTGTTATGACGTGCGCGGTAGCAGAAGCGATAATGGACGCGGGACGCAATTCGTCCGAAGGCAAGATGAAAGCATATATCGTAGATGCCATGAAGTGTTGGGGCAAGAGGTATCCCGACGCAGGTTACGGCGGAAGGTTCAGGGAGTGGCTTCGCTCGTCTGCGCCTAAACCCTACGGAAGCTATGGCAACGGCTCGGGCATGAGAGTATCGTCGGTCGGATGGTTCTACGAATCGTTGGATAAGACATTGGAAGTGGCGCGATGGTCGGCTGAAGTAACGCATAACCACCCCGAGGGAGTTAAGGGTGCCGAGGCCGTGGCAGGTGCAATATATATGGCACGTAAAGGTGCATCGTTTGGTGAGATCAAGGCGTTCTGGGAGTCTCCCCGGATAGGGTATGACTTAAGCCGCACGCTTGACGAGATAAGACCTACATACCACCATGTGGAGTCGTGCCAGGAGACGATGCCCGAGGCGTTCACGTGCTTCCTCGAGTCTTCGTCAAACCTTTTGGGTGAAGCGGGGTTCGAGCGTACGATCCGCAATGTCGCATATATAGGCGGCGACGTGGATACATTAGGTGCCATCGCAGGCGCTGTCGCCGAGGCGTATTTCGGAGTACCGTCGGATATGGCGGCCAAGGCACGCACGTACTTGGACAGCGAGATAAAGGATGTCGTCATGAGGTTTTACAGAGAGATTGGAATCTCACTTGCCGTTGAGGCGAGCTGA
- a CDS encoding PD-(D/E)XK nuclease superfamily protein: MNNVICNYNNVSEHDMDLMFLQLFSSDEGFVKLFLDKVGIDDPSAKVESVELSKTDPKLGESDIVVLLSVVDKKIALLIEDKIDAIAMPEQPERYIKRGKKAVTKGEYDVFYSFIVCTQKYYDEDKVANKYPYMVSYECIRDYLSGNDSLLYSAYYQLIDQAICKSKSPRHVTLNEKANAFFRKYIEYKNSFYKDLDLRNKPDSNGYWAHYGTRLGEAYIYHKIQEGKVDLTFPGAAQKMAELGLVVEWLREHDHEDVRAEITGKAGVIRFDVPPLNMELPFESSSEADVEICFDRISKLTDIANTFALAAKIATEK, from the coding sequence ATGAATAACGTTATTTGTAACTACAATAATGTTTCTGAACACGATATGGATCTGATGTTCCTGCAGCTCTTTTCGTCAGATGAGGGATTTGTGAAACTGTTCCTTGATAAGGTTGGAATAGATGATCCTTCTGCAAAAGTTGAAAGTGTTGAACTGTCTAAGACCGATCCGAAGTTGGGTGAATCGGATATCGTTGTTCTGTTGTCTGTAGTTGACAAAAAGATCGCGTTGCTTATTGAAGATAAGATAGATGCAATAGCAATGCCGGAACAGCCTGAAAGGTATATCAAGAGGGGGAAGAAAGCAGTAACTAAAGGTGAGTACGATGTGTTCTATAGTTTTATCGTATGCACTCAGAAGTACTATGACGAAGATAAGGTCGCCAATAAGTATCCCTATATGGTGTCTTATGAATGCATTCGAGATTATCTGAGTGGAAATGACTCTTTACTTTACAGTGCGTACTACCAATTAATCGATCAGGCTATATGTAAAAGCAAGAGTCCCCGGCATGTAACTCTTAATGAGAAGGCTAATGCGTTCTTTCGTAAGTATATTGAATATAAGAATTCGTTTTATAAGGATCTGGATCTGAGGAATAAGCCTGACTCTAACGGATATTGGGCTCATTATGGTACAAGGCTCGGTGAAGCATATATCTACCATAAGATCCAGGAAGGAAAAGTAGATCTGACATTTCCGGGGGCAGCCCAAAAGATGGCTGAATTAGGTCTTGTTGTTGAGTGGCTTAGAGAGCATGACCATGAGGATGTAAGAGCAGAGATAACAGGTAAAGCAGGAGTAATACGCTTTGATGTACCTCCGCTTAATATGGAACTTCCTTTTGAATCAAGTAGCGAAGCAGATGTTGAGATATGCTTTGACCGTATCTCGAAGTTAACTGATATAGCTAATACTTTTGCTTTAGCTGCTAAGATCGCTACTGAGAAATAA